A portion of the Acanthopagrus latus isolate v.2019 chromosome 21, fAcaLat1.1, whole genome shotgun sequence genome contains these proteins:
- the sppl2 gene encoding signal peptide peptidase-like 2: MRVPETLFWAAFLIQKVVGEFGMAHFSDKGKSKGKDYCIFFNSQWARLPQDLNKASRLQIHDLTSSVLCSPSDVPEGGFPNRIPMVMRGNCTFYEKVRLAQINGAKGLLIVSKDRLTPPAGNKTQYEEIDIPVALLSYSDMLDISKTFGQGRLVAMYAPNEPVVDYNMVIIFLMAVGTVAVGGYWAGSRDSKKRYMKHKRDDGAEKQDEETVDVTPIMICVFVVMCCSMLVLLYFFYDRLAIWVIAIFCVASSVGLHSCLWPFVRRLPFCKCRVPENNLPYLHKRPQIRMLLLSAFCIGVSVTWMVYRNEDQWAWVLQDALGIAFCLYMLKTVRLPTFKACTLLLSVLFVYDVFFVFITPFLTNSGESIMVEVAAGPSDSATHEKLPMVLKVPRLNSSPLALCDRPFSLLGFGDILVPGLLVAYCHRFDILTQSSRIYFVACTIAYGIGLLITFVALAVMQMGQPALLYLVPCTLLTSLAVALWRRELRQFWTGSGFVPAIALTPINCTQTAAPQIEEPSTKLEPQTSEATNQSEDSPRQPPQETSPAEKDGEENKSD, encoded by the exons ATGAGGGTCCCTGAAACACTGTTCTGGGCCGCTTTTCTCATCCAAAAG GTGGTGGGAGAGTTCGGCATGGCCCATTTCAGTGACAAGGGCAAGAGCAAAGGAAAGGATTACTGCATATTCTTCAATTCACAATGGGCACGTCTACCACAGGACCTAAATAAGGCA TCACGTCTTCAGATCCATGACCTGACATCATCGGTCCTGTGCTCACCCTCTGACGTCCCGGAGGGAGGCTTCCCAAATCGCATCCCCATGGTGATGAGAGGCAACTGCACTTTTTATGAAAAGGTCCGACTGGCCCAGATAAACGGTGCCAAGGGCCTGCTCATCGTCAGCAAGGACAGACTG ACACCACCAGCAGGAAACAAGACCCAGTATGAGGAGATTGACATTCCTGTGGCACTTCTCAGCTACTCTGATATGCTGGACATAAGCAAG ACATTTGGTCAAGGTAGACTGGTCGCCATGTATGCACCCAATGAGCCAGTAGTGGACTACAACATGGTGATCATCTTCTTAATGGCAGTAGGAACAGTCGCCGTTGGAGGCTACTGGGCCGGCAGCAGAGACAGCAAGAA GCGCTACATGAAGCACAAGAGGGACGACGGTGCGGAGAAGCAGGACGAAGAGACAGTAGACGTCACGCCCATCATGATCTGTGTGTTCGTGGTCATGTGCTGCAGCATGCTAGTGCTACTCTACTTTTTCTACGACCGCCTGG cCATTTGGGTCATAGCCATCTTCTGTGTGGCCTCCTCGGTCGGCCTCCACAGCTGTCTGTGGCCCTTTGTCAGGAGACTCCCCTTCTGCAAGTGCAG GGTCCCAGAGAACAACTTGCCGTACTTGCACAAGCGGCCGCAGATCCGCATGTTGCTGCTGTCGGCCTTCTGCATCGGTGTCAGCGTCACCTGGATGGTGTATCGCAACGAGGACCA GTGGGCGTGGGTGTTACAGGACGCCCTGGGGATCGCCTTCTGCCTCTACATGCTCAAAACAGTCAGACTCCCCACGTTTAAG gcctgCACCTTACTGCTGTCAGTCCTTTTCGTCTATGATGTTTTCTTCGTATTTATCACGCCCTTCTTGACAAAC AGCGGGGAGAGTATAATGGTGGAGGTCGCGGCTGGTCCCTCTGACTCCGCCACACATGAAAAG ctccccatggtgctcaaagtgccaaGGTTAAACTCCTCTCCCCTGGCTCTCTGTGACCGGCCCTTCTCCCTGCTGGGCTTTGGTGATATCTTAGTTCCAG GTCTGCTGGTGGCGTACTGTCacaggtttgacattttaacacagtCCTCCAGGATCTACTTTGTGGCCTGCACGATCG CGTACGGCATCGGCCTGTTGATCACCTTCGTGGCCCTGGCTGTGATGCAGATGGGTCAGCCGGCCCTGCTCTACCTGGTGCCTTGCACTCTGCTCACCAGCCTCGCTGTAGCTCTGTGGCGCAGGGAGTTGCGCCAGTTCTGGACTGGAAGTGGATTTGTG CCTGCCATAGCGCTCACACCCATCAACTGTACACAAACTGCAGCGCCGCAGATAGAGGAGCCCTCAACCAAACTGGAGCCGCAAACATCAGAAGCCACCAATCAGAGCGAAGACTCACCCCGACAGCCGCCTCAGGAAACGTCCCCAGCTGAAAAAGACGGCgaggaaaacaaatctgactGA
- the dapk3 gene encoding death-associated protein kinase 3: MAGFRQEDVEMYYEMGEELGSGQFAIVRKCKEKSTSVEYAAKFIKKRRLSSSRRGVSREEIEREVNILREIQHSNIITLHDIFENKTDVILILELVSGGELFDFLAEKESLTEEEATQFLKQILDGVQYLHSKRIAHFDLKPENIMLLDKNVPNPRIKLIDFGIAHQIKAGNEFKNIFGTPEFVAPEIVNYEPLGLEADMWSIGVITYILLSGASPFLGETKQETLTNISAVNYDFDEEYFSNTSELAKDFIRRLLVKDPKKRMTIDDSLEHPWIKVIKRRNVRPEERDHKTERRRLKTTRLKEYTIKSHSSMPPNNTYVNFERFSQVLEEISAAEEGLRDLERNQRSCREDVAALLSIYEEKEGWYKEENQSISSDLSHIRQELQRTQTQRKKSQEETRLTMQAANILKRKFGRLENRYDVLAEQVASEVRWVEELVKSISAERDGLGVGSTP, encoded by the exons ATGGCTGGCTTCAGGCAAGAGGATGTTGAGATGTATTATGAGATGGGAGAGGAGCTCGGCAG TGGACAGTTTGCCATTGTTCGTAAGTGTAAGGAGAAGAGCACGAGTGTTGAGTACGCAGCCAAGTTCATCAAGAAGCGGCGGCTGTCGTCCAGCCGGAGAGGAGTGAGTCGCGAGGAGATCGAGCGGGAGGTCAACATCCTGCGGGAGATCCAACACAGCAACATCATCACGCTGCACGACATCTTTGAAAACAAGACGGATGTGATCCTGATCCTGGAGCTGGTGTCTGGAGGGGAGCTGTTTGACTTCCTGGCTGAGAAGGAGTctctgacagaggaggaagccACACAGTTCTTGAAGCAGATCCTGGACGGCGTTCAGTATCTGCACTCCAAACGCATCGCTCACTTTGACCTCAAG CCTGAGAATATCATGCTGCTGGACAAGAACGTCCCCAACCCCCGGATCAAGCTGATCGATTTTGGGATCGCTCATCAGATTAAAGCGGGAAATGAGTTCAAGAACATTTTTGGAACACCAGAGTTTGTTG CGCCTGAAATAGTCAACTATGAGCCACTGGGGCTGGAGGCGGACATGTG GAGCATCGGGGTCATCACATACATTCT GTTGAGTGGAGCGTCACCGTTTCTGGGAGAGACCAAGCAGGAGACCCTGACAAACATCTCAGCTGTTAACTACGACTTTGATGAGGAGTATTTCAGCAATACCAGCGAGCTGGCCAAGGACTTCATACGCCGTCTGCTGGTCAAAGATCCCAA GAAGAGAATGACGATCGATGACAGTCTTGAACACCCCTGGATCAAG gtgaTCAAGAGGCGAAACGTCCGCCCAGAGGAGAGAGACCACAAGACTGAGCGCCGACGCCTGAAGACCACTCGTCTGAAGGAGTACACGATCAAATCCCACTCCAGCATGCCGCCCAACAACACTTACGTCAACTTTGAGCGCTTCTCCCAGGTCCTCGAGGAGATCTCGGCAGCAGAGGAAGGCCTGAGGGATCTGGAGCGCAATCAGCGCTCGTGCCGGGAGGACGTGGCGGCGCTGTTGTCCATTTACGAAGAGAAGGAGGGCTGGTACAAGGAGGAGAACCAGAGCATCTCCAGCGACCTGAGCCACATCCGCCAGGAGCTGCAGCGCACCCAAACCCAGCGCAAGAAGAGCCAGGAAGAGACCCGGCTCACCATGCAGGCGGCCAACATCCTCAAGCGCAAGTTCGGGCGCCTGGAAAACCGCTACGACGTCCTGGCTGAGCAGGTGGCCTCTGAGGTCCGCTGGGTGGAGGAGCTGGTCAAATCCATATCTGCAGAGAGGGACGGCCTCGGCGTGGGCAGTACGCCTTGA